One Natrinema halophilum genomic window carries:
- a CDS encoding antitoxin VapB family protein: MDETIRVSESVTRKLDRYRRDGESYDDAIERLLEEKTAGAFDDGFGRWSNEEADSVREARRNSKEMRNRRIRERVEDDTQNTRT; this comes from the coding sequence GTGGACGAAACGATCCGAGTCAGCGAGTCGGTAACGCGGAAGCTCGACCGATACCGGCGGGACGGTGAGAGCTACGACGATGCGATCGAACGACTGCTCGAAGAGAAGACTGCCGGTGCCTTCGACGATGGGTTCGGTCGGTGGTCGAACGAGGAGGCCGACAGCGTTCGCGAGGCGCGCCGAAACTCGAAAGAGATGCGGAACCGGCGGATTCGCGAGCGCGTCGAGGACGATACACAAAATACCCGGACGTGA